AGACCTTTAGGACTAACTCGTGCTGATGATTTTGCAAAAACATTAAATCAACTTGAGTCATTAGAGGATTTTGAGTCTCATTTAAGCAAATTTTTTGATATCCAGGCAATTAAAGCAAAAATTCGTCTTGAGTCCCAAGGTTTTGGTTTTGCCAAAGGTGACTTAGAAGAGCCTTTTGAGTTTAGTTTTGTTAAAAATCCACAAAACCCAAATGAGTGAGCAACAAGTCTCAACCAAGAAGTTCCAGCGGTTCGTTTATATTTAAAAACTGAATTTACTAGTCAGGCAAAAGCAACTCTGGCTAATTATAAAAATAAAGACGAGTCATTTTTAACTTCAATTGACTTAATTGCCAAAGATAAGTCTACTTGATTTGCTAATACCAAAGATCTAAGCGATCAACTCGATGTTAATTTACTTGATGCTTCTGATTATTATCTTGATCCTGATAAGCCTCAGACTGATGCGCTGCAAGAACCTGAGACTTTACTTCCTTCATCACTTAGTCTTTTTCAACGTGATTCATTAAGACAGTCTGGCTCAATTGGTAAATTTTCATTGTTTCGTTATGATGCAATTAATTTTTATAAACAACTTCAAGAACTTGTAAGTAAGCCAGCAGCAATTAAAGATATAGTTGATGCTAGTCTAAGTCGCGGTCTAACATTTTCTTTTGGTAAATACGATTTACTTTTTGATAATTTACGCCAACATCTTGATTATGACTTTTTAGTTTCAAATGCTAAAATTCGTCAAAACTCAGTTTCAAAAAAATTATTTATTGAACTGCCAATTAAAATCAAACTAAAATCTTCAATTTTTGGCGACAGCGGTCAAGACATCAAAACTGTTTTAGAAAAAACTGTAAGTTTTAAACTTGATAATTTCCGTGATCAAGATATCGAAGATGCCTTAGCAAGCCTTTATCCTGAACTTAGTCAGCAACTAAAAGCATTAAAAAGCGCTCAAAGCCAAAACGCTCAACAACTAGCTGATACTTCGCCAATTCAGTCTCAGTGAGAAGGCAAAACCCTTGGGGCAACCAAAGCAAATCCTTATGACATCAGTCAAGGTGCACCTGAGTCTTATTTACTTTCAAAATTCGAAATTCAACAATTAATTAACCAAAAAGACTATAAAAAACTAATTGAACTTTTAAGTGATACAAATAGTTATAATATTGACTTTAAATTAGGTTCAACTTTAGCAAACCAAAGTATTCAAGTTCCTAGTGAGACAGAAATTGCTAATTTAAATGTAACAATTGACTCAGCTCAGGCATTAAAAAATGCTGATATTTATTCAGTTTCAACTTCGGCATTTAAAAATCGTGCTTCTTTATTTGCTTACTTTCGTCATCTTTTATCATTAGATCCCAAAGAGGCAGTTAAAAAACTTGTTGATATAGGTACCCAAATCGGCCTTGAATTTGAAGGCTACCAAGACTTACCGCTAAATCCAACTCTGGCTGATTTAGCAAAAGTAAAAATTCATACTCAATTTGATAACTACCAACACACCCAAGCTTTTGTTAACCAACAAGAAACAGACTTTAACGTAACAACATTTGGTCTCAAACTTCTTGATTTTAACGGTTATTTTGCTAATGATATTACAAGCCCAAATCAAGGAATGGCTTTATTTTTACCTGCAAGTCTAAGCCGTGATTCAGTTCAGTCAACTGCAGGTACTAATTCAACCCAAACTCCTGATTGAAAAGCTGAAATTGCTAATAAACTTGGTGATAAAAACCAGTTAGCCCAATTACCTTTTGCAATTTGAGATAAAATTATCGGTCAAGAAAAAGCAGCAAACGATAGCCAAAAACTAACATCTAAAATTCTTAATAATTATCAAGAAGCAATTAAAATCGCTAAACAACCAGCTTTTTGAAATACTCTTGATGGTAATTCATCTCAAGTTCCTTTTAAAGATAATAAATTTAGTAAAATTGCTACCCTAAGTGATTTAGTTTTTGCCTTTTATACCCAAGCTGCTTTAACTAATAATTGAAATGAATATCAAGACTCAGGAGCACGTCCTTCAATTAAATTTGAAATTCAAGAAGATAGCCAAACTTCTAACACTCAAGATTCAAACATAATTGGTCTAAGTATCAAATATGTTGTTGGCTTTGATGACAATGCTGGTAATTTTGTTGATGATGTTATTTCATCAACACCACAAACAATTTTTATTCGGACATCAGGACAATCTGAGGCACAAGTAAAACAAAGAAATAATTTAAACCAAATGGTTGAAGATGCTCCACTTTCAAGTCAGTCATTAATTCTTGATGCTGAAAAATTTGGTCATTTACAAATTCTTGCTAATTCAATTTATGACAAGAAAAAACCAGCACCAGAAGTAGTTCCTCCACGAGATTCAAAATTCCGTTGAATTGATGACAAAGTTCCTGTTGAGCCTCGTCCAGAAGTTCAAAGTACCGCCCCAAATCAAGATGAATTTTTTAAAGATAAATTAAAACCAGTTGCTGTTGAGGTCTCAACTTTTGCTAGCCTTGAAGAGAGTCCTTATTTTGCTAGTCCATTCCAAGACGATAGCCAAAATAATCAAAATTCAGATTCAACAAGTCAAGAACAAAACGAAGATTTACAAACACTAAAACAAAAATTGGAAATTCTTTTAGGTCAAGAATTTAGTTCTTATTTTAGTCAACTTGATCCAAGTCTTACTTTTGAAATCGATTCAGTCAAAGAAGTCTCACCACAAGTCTATAGTGTTAGTCTTTCATTAGTAAAAACTATTAATGATGGCAATAAAACAACCAAAGTTAAATCAGATAAAAGTCTAACACTACTAGTACACAAACAACAAACTAATATTCCTGAATTAGCTAAATCTCCGCAAGTTTCAAATACTTCTTGGGCTAAACAATACAATCCTGACCAGCCTTTGGCAAATTCAACAACAATAACTCTTGAATTTAAAAACCCAATACCAGTTGATGCCAATGGTCGGCCAACAAGTCAGTGATTATCTTCAGTGCCGGTGACAATTCACCCAGTATTATTAACTCAAGTAGAACGAGCACTTGATATTCCCTGAGAGCGTACTAATGCAGAGTTAGCAAAAAAAACAAACCAAGATACATGAGCGGGTAGGTTTAATAGCACTAAAAGAGAAGAAGTACTAAAACAAAGAGATGAAAAGGAAAAACAACTCCAAGAAGCTGCAAAAAAACTAACCGACACACCAAAACCCACTAACGAACCCGATCTCCCGCCATCTGCGTTTCAACCAAAAATACATTTATCTTTAAATCAACAAATTAATACTTCAACTCAAGTTAAGGTCGAAAATCTTCGACGTGTTAGTGAAAAGGTTTTAAGTTTTGATTTAGATAGTACCAACATAAAAAGGCTAATCAATGCTCCGATTGAAATAGCTTCTAGTCTTACCGCCGATGAAGTCTATAATCAATTAATTCTAAACGATAAACAACATTCAAACTTTGCCTTTATAAAACCTAAGTTTATAGTAGAAAAAACTGTTGGAATACCATGGCAAACAATTAAGAAGCCAGAATTAAAATCTAAAGATTTAAATAGAGACCCCGAATGGTATAAAAAAGCAATAAATAGTAAAATCTCAGAGGTCCAGAAACTCGCCGAGTCCACCAAGGACAAAGATCAGATTACGTTCCGCGGCAATTCCACCTCCGCCCCCAATGGTGCAACATACGCGATATTGAAACACAATCATGACCCTCTAACTAGTTTATTCGACGGTGACCCAGCTGACAACCTCCAAGCTTTATCATTCCAAGTATATGATCCAAGTAATTTCATTTCTAAATATGCAAGCTCCAAAAATACCCAACAAGTTAGTGTCTCTACTACTAATTCTAGTTCAACCAGCCCTAAATCACAATTAGATTTGTATTCTTATCGTCTAAATAAAACACTTGAGACTAATGAAAGAAAAGGATGAACTAACGTTCATCCAAGCCAAAGTCTTAATGTACGTAGTAATTTAAGACTTCCTAATAATTATTTAAATATTATTTTAAATCAACCAACTAAAGTTACTTTTTATAATTCAAGTGATTTTATAAGAGATCTTTTTAGTGATCCTAATTCAAAAGATGAAGACATTAAAAAATATTCTTGAGCCGTTAAAGAAAAAGTTGGATCAAATGCCGTTGATTGAGGAACATCTTATTTTAATCTTTGGTATCCAAAAGAAATAATTGAAAAACAACCAAATATAATAACAGCTAATTTAACTGATTTATTATTTGTTGATCCTGATGAACTTGAAAAAAACCAAAAAATGATTGCACCAAATTTAGTTCAATGATGACCAAATTTCCGTAATTCTGAAACTGCGGTTATTCAGACAACTGAAAATGCAGAAGCAAAAGGCAAAGTTCTTCAAAACCCAATTGGATGGACAAAAATTCAAGATGGTGGATATAATCTCCGGGTAAGAAAAACTTCATTTAATCGTGAGACCCGTACTTTTACCTTGACAACAAATATACCAGTACCAACTCAAGACTATTCACAAGTAGTTAAAGACACTGACGACTGACGTTTTGTTTTCCAAAATGATGATGGTCAAATTGCAATGCTTAAGGCAACACTAGTAAATAAAAACTCTAATAACCCTGATTTTAGAGAAAATGGTGCACTTCAATTTGAAACAGTTATTCCTGATCATTTCTTTTCTTCAAATGTAAGATTTGCAGGTATATTCAAACAAGAAGATAAAAAACTAAAATGACTGCCAATTATTGATACTGAATTTATCATTGATGATCGTTATTTTAATAACATCACCACTGATACGTTAGACTTGAAAAATGCAAATGCACGAGGTCTTACTAACAATGCTTTTGGTAATGTCTTTAAAGAATTTAACATTCATAAGCCAAAAAACAATTAACTAAAATAATTTAGAATTATCTTAATTTAAAATCTAAACATAAAAAATAATTCAACACTACATTAAATCTTCTAAGAGTAATTATTAACAACAATAAATTAATACTTAAAACTATCATAAACATTTATTGATTGACTTTTAACTAATTAAAAAAAATTTAAAATTAAGTAAAAATAAATTTTAAATTTAGTATAATTCTTTTTGTTCAAAATAACAAAAATAATGAAAAAAGGAAAAAACCTGGAGGGTTTTATGCAAAAGAATAAGGCAAAAATATTAATTGGTAGTGCCGCTGCAGTTGTACTAATGTCGAGCGTCTTTGGAACTGTTGCTGGCCTTGCTGCTAAAACTAAATATCGCGGAGTTAATCCTACCCAAGGTGTTGTTAGTCAGCTTGGACTAATTGATTCAGTAAGCTTTAAGCCAAGTGTTGCTCACTTTACAAGCGATTATAAAACTGTTAAACAAGCACTTTTAGGTGGTAAAGTATTTAGTCCTCAAAGCACTGAATTTAGCGATTTTGCAAGTAAATTCAATTTTTTAACTAACAATGGCCGTAGTGTTTTAGCAATTCCAAACAAATATAAAGTTGTCATTGAAAAATTTGAAGCCCAAGACGAACAACAACGTTTTTTCCTTTCATTTCACCTTGAAGAAACTCTTGAAGACAAAAATGTTGCCCGCTCGGCAACAAAATCAATTTACCTTTCGGTAGTTGATGCTCCGCGAGCAGCTTTGGCTCAATTTAGTGATATTGTTGACTCAAACTTTGCTAATTTAGTTCCTAGTCCTCTTTCTCATTTTTCATCAAGCTCAGTTAGACCTCTTGGCTTAACTCGCGCTGATGATTTTGCTGCGACATTAAATCAACTTGAGTCACTAGAGGATTTTGAGTCTCATTTAAGCAAATTTTTTGATATTCAGGCAATTAAAGCAAAAATTCGTCTTGAGTCCCAAGGTTTTGGTTTTGCCAAAGGTGACTTAGAAGAGCCTTTTGAATTTAGTTTTGTTAAAAATCCACAAAACCCAAATGAGTGAGCAACAAGTCTCAACCAAGAAGTCCCAAGTGTTCGTTTATATTTAAAAACTGAATTTACTAGTCAAGCAAAAGCAAGTTTAGCTAATTATAAAAATAAAGACGAGTCATTTTTAACTTCAATTGACTTAGTTGGCAAAGATAAGTCTACTTGATTTGCTAATACCAAAGATCTAAGCGATCAACTCGATGTTAATTTACTTGATGCTTCTGATTATTATCTTGATCCTGATAAACCTCAGACTGATGCATTACAAGAACCTGAGACTTTACTTCCTTCATCACTTAGTCTTTTCCAACGTGATTCATTAAGACAGTCTGGCTTAGTTGGTAAATTTTCTTTGTTTCGTTATGATGCAATTAATTTTTATAAACAACTTCAAGAGCTTGTAAGTAAGCCAGCAGCAATTAAAGATATAGTTGATGCTAGTCTAAATCGCGGTCTAACTTTTTCTTTTGGTAAATACGATTTACTTTTTGATAATTTACGCCAACATCTTGATTATGACTTTTTAGTTTCAAATGCTAAAATTCGTCAAAACTCAGTTTCAAAAAAATTATTTATTGAACTGCCAATCAAAATTAAACTTAAATCTTCAATTTTTGGCGACACAGGTCAAAACATCAAAACTGTTTTAGAAAAAACTGTAAGTTTTAAACTTGATAATTTCCGTGATCAAGACATCGAAGATGCCCTTGCTAGCCTTTATCCTGAACTTAGTCAGCAACTCAAAGAATTAAAAAATGCTCAAAATACTCAACAAGCCCAACAACTTGCTGATACTTCACCAATTCAGTCTCAGTGAGCAGGCCAAACCCTTGGTGCAACCAAAGAAAATCCTTACGACATCAGTCAAGGTGCACCTGAGTCTTATTTACTTTCAAAATTCGAAATTCAACAATTAATTAACCAAAAAGACTATAAAAAACTAATTGAGCTCTTAAGTGATACAAATAGTTATAATATTGACTTTAAATTAGGTTCAACTTTAGCAAACCAAAGCATTCAAGTTCCTAGTGAGACAGAAATTGCTAATTTAAATGTAACAATTGACTCAGCTCAGGCATTAAAAAATGCTGATATTTATTCAGTTTCAACTTCAGCATTTAAAAATCGTGCTTCTTTATTTGCTTATTTTCGTCATCTTTTATCATTAGATCCCAAAGATGCAGTCAAAAAACTTGTTGATATAGGTACCCAAATGGGTCTTGAGTTTGAAGGCTACCAAGACTTACCGCTAAATCCAACTCTGGCAGATTTAGCTAACGTAAAAATTCGTACTCAATTTGATAATTACCAACACACCCAAGCTTTTGTTAACCAACAAGAAGCTGACGGCGTTAATGTAACAAAATTTGGTCTCAAACTTCTTGATTTCAATGGTTATTTTGCTAATGATATTACAAGCCCAAATCAAGGAATGGCTTTATTTTTACCTGCAAGTTTAAATCCTGATTCAACTCAGTCAACTTCAACTCAACCAGCTTCAGACCAGTCAACAACCACTCCAGACTGAAAAGACGAAATTACTAATAAACTTGTTGGTGACCAGTTATCCCAATTACCTTTTGCAATTTGGGATAAAATTATTGGCCAAGAAAAAGCCCAAGACAATAATCAAAAACTAACATACAAAATTCTTAATAATTATCAAGAAGCAATTAAAATCGCTAAACAACCAGCTTTTTGAAATACTCTTGATGGTAATTCATCTCAAGTTCCATTTAAAGACACTCAGTTTAGTAAAATTGCTACCCTAAGAGATTTAGTTTTTGCCTTTTATACCCAAGCTGCTTTAACTAATAATTGAAATGAATATCAAGACTCAGGAGCACGTCCTTCAATTAAATTTGAAATTCAAGAAGATAGCCAAACTTCTAATAATCAAGATTCAAACATAATTGGTCTAAGTATCAAATATGTTGTTGGCTTTGATGACAATGCTGGTAATTTTGTTGATGATGTTATTTCATCAACACCACAAACAATTTTTATTCGGACATCAGGACAATCTGAGGCACAAGTAAAACAAAGAAATAATTTAAACCAAATGGTTGAAGATGCTCCACTTTCAAGTCAGTCATTAATTCTTGATGCTGAAAAATTTGGTCATTTACAAATTCTTGCTAATTCAATTTATGACAAGAAAAAACCACAACCAGAAGTAGTTCCTCCAAGAGATTCAAAATTCCGTTGAATTGACGATAAAGTTCCTGTTGAGCCTCGTCCAGAAGTTCAAAGTACCGCCCCAAATCAAGACGAATTTTTCAAAGATAAATTAAAACCAGTTGCAGTTGAAGTATCAACTTTCGCCAGCCTCCAAGAGAGTCCTTATTTTGCTAGTCCATTCCAAGACGATAGCCAAAATAATCAAACTTCAGACTCAACAAGTCAGACCCAAAACGAAGATTTACAAACACTAAAACAAAAGCTTGAAATTCTTTTAGGTCAAGAATTTAGTTCTTATTTTAGTCAACTTGATCCAAGTCTTACTTTTGAAATTGATTCAGTCAAAGAAGTCTCACCACAAGTCTATAGTGTAAGTCTTTCATTAGTAAAAACTATTACTGAAGGAAATAAAACAACCAAAGTTAAATCAGATAACAGCTTAAGTCTAATAGTACACAAACAACAAACTAATATCCCTGAATTAGCTAAATCTCCTGAAGTTTCAAATACTTCCTGAGCAAAACAATATAATCCTGACCAACCACTAGCAAATACAACAACAATAACTCTTGAATTTAAAAACCCAATACCAGTTGATGCCAGTGGTCGACCAACAAGCCAGTGGTTGTCTTCAGTGCCTTTAATAGTTCACCCGGCGTTGATTAATGTTACTCCCCGAATTGATGACCTAACTCCAGCTTTATTTAACCAAATTCTTTCAGGATTAGATATTACTGCCCTCATCCAGAATCCCAAACCTGAAGTTTTAAATAAAGCTTTAGAGGGACTCTTCCAACAACAACAACAACAACAACAACAACAACAACCGCCAGAAGCCAGTGCAACGATCGAAAAATTTAAAGATAAAGTCCGAGAATGAGTCTCAGAGTTAATAGACCCAAATGCTAAAGCATTTCATCGAGGCACAACTGAAAAGTCTCACATTTTTTCCCTTGGTCATATCCAAAATCAAAACCATTCGGCAATTAAATTATCACTAAATGCTTTAACAAATTCAAGTCAAGAAGTTAAGGTTGAAAATATCCAACTTGTTAACGGAAACACTATTAGCTTTGATTTACAAAGTTCAAATATTAAAAGACTAATTAACGCTCCAATTGAAATAGCCTCAGAACTTTCTGACGAGGATTTTGATCGTGAATCAAGTAAAGTTCATAATACCCAAAGTGAAGAAGACCCAAAATTAGAAGAAAAAACAACTTCAACAATTACTTTTATTAAACCAAAATTCATTGTTGAGCGAACTGTTGGAACTCCATGAAGTACATCAGAGGTGGTTTTTGATTCTAAAACTAAAAAAAATTTACAAGATCCAACAAATTTTGATACTTCTAGTAGTGGCGATTCGTCAGCTTTTGTCTATAAATGACGTTCTATTACCCTAGATGCATCAGGTAAAAAGTGAGAAATCCCCTACCTCCAAGTCCAACCGCGTTTTGACCCACTTGTTGACATGTTTCCCATACCTCAGGTTCAGAGTCTAACTAGTTTGTCTTTTAAAGTTTTTGATCCTGATGGTTATTTATACCAAAAATTATATTCTAAATCAGGAACTGATGTTGATCTTTATTCTTATCGTCTTAATAAGACAAAAGAAGAATCAACTCGTAAAGGTTGAACTAACCAACATCCAAACCAGTCAACCATTATTGGTGATAATTTTGCCTTACCTGATGACTATTTAAATATTATTTCCAATCAACCAACAAAAGTTACTTTTTATAATGCTTCTGATTTTATCACCGATTTATTTAATGATCCTGATCAAAAAGAAGAAGATATTAAAGATAAATACACTGATAATATTAAAGAAAAAGTAGGTGCTAATGCCGCAGATTGGGGAAGTGCTTATTTTAACCTTTGGTATCCAAGAGAAGTCATTCAAGAACAATCAAATATAATCACTGCTAATTTAACTGATTTATTATTTGTTGATCCTGATGAGTTAGAGAAAAACCGTAAAATGATTGCCCCGAATTTTGTAAATTGGTGGCCTAATTTCCAAAATTCAGAAGTTGCCGAAATTCGCACAAAACATAATGAAGAAGCCTACAAAAAAGTCAACCTTCTACCCCAAGGTTGAACCCAAATTCATGATGGTGGCTATCCACTCAAAGTACAAAAAACCGCATTTAACCGTGATACACGTACTTTTACATTAACAACCAATTTACCAATTCCTACTCAGGACTACTATCAAGATGTTAAGCCCACCGATGACTGACGTTTTGTTTTCCAAAACGACAATAATCAAATAGCAATGCTTAAAGCTAATATGCTAAAAGTTGGGTCAAATAATCCCCACTACAAGGACAAGGGTTGAATTCAATTTGAAACAGTAATTCCTGATCATTTTTTCTCAACAAATGTTAGATTTACTGGAATATTCAAACAAGAAGATAAAAAACTAAAATGACTACCAATTATTGACACTGAATATGTAGTTGATGACCGTTATTTTGGTAATATTATCTCTGATCCTTTAGATCTTAAAAAAGCTCGCGGCCGTGGATTTACTAATAATGCTTTTGCTAACATTTTTAAAGAATTTAATATTCACCGTCCGGATAAACGAAAAAACTAATTAATTTTTAAATAAATCAAACAAAACCCCTATTGGTCTCAATAGGGGTTTTTCTTTAATTTTAAAAATATTTTAGATTTTTGCTTTAGCTCCCAAAAAATTAAGTTATAATAAAACTCCCGTTAAGAATACAAAAATAAATTTTAACCTTAGAACTAAGAAATCTGTGGCGAGCAAATTAAATTTTAACCGTTTGCAAAAAAAAAAAAAAAATGCTTGGTTTAAAAAAATTTTAAGTTATAATAAAACTCACGCTAAGAATAAAAGAATAAATTTATTAGAATTAAGGAGGATTAGTTATGTTTTTTTGGCACAATAAACTCAGGTAGCACCAATTTTTGCACTGTGTTTTTAAGTACGCTAGAAAGCCTTAAATTTACCCGTTTGCAAAAAAAAAAAAAAAATGCTTGGTTTAAAAAAATTTTGAGTTATAATAAAACTCACGCTAAGAATACAAGAATAAATTTTGATGTTGAATTAAGGAGGAATTAGTTATGTTTTTGGCACAATAAACTCAGATAATGCCATTTTTCCATTATGGCTTTAAATTTAATGGAATGCCTTAAATTTGACCGTTTAGAAATCTCCAAATTTAAGGATTTTAATTATGGCTCTTTCAAAACTTCATATATTTTTTTAGGCTCAATGTAAGTAAAAAACGAGTTTTCTATTTACATTGAGTTTAAATAGTAGTTGTATTTTTTTATGATTTTTGTTAGTGTTTTAAACTAAAAAAGCTAGTTTAGATATTTTATAATTTTGCTTTTTAAGTTAAAATTATGGCTTTTTTAGTTTGTTTTATTTGATTAATAAGTAGATTTTTTCTTTCGCGGGCGTTAGATTTAAAATTCAGTCTTTTTGCCTTGATAAATAATAAAAGGCGCTTTGACTTGCTTGTTTTAGGTGATGTACAATTATTTTTGGTTATAAATAATAAAAATCTGATTCAAACCTTTACCTGTTTTTAAAACTTTAAATATCAAGTTTAGCCAAATTTTGATAGAAATTAAAAAATATTGAGTTGTTTCTTGTCTAGAATTTGTAAAATATTAGTTTAAAAATTCAGGTAACTAGTTTTTATGTATGATTTTCCCGAGTTTCCCAGTTTTAAACCAAAAATTCACTTTTTAGTGAATATAAATTTGAAAAAACACCCGTAAATTAAACCAGGACAAAAAAAATTAACACTAAGGTGTTGGCCTTTTTGTCCGAGTTTATTTGTTATCATTAATTATTGAAATATATTTATTATTATCAATGTAGTCGCTATAAAAATAGTCTATTTTGTTAATTATTGTAGGAAAATCCAAATATTCAACTTCACTAAACTCTTCAGTATCAAGACCTGTATTCAAAACATACATATAATCATAAAAATCATAAAGTTTAGGTAATGAATCTGAAACCAAATTATCCATTATCTTATTAGATTTTTTTAATAAACAAATATACTGAAAATCCTTATCGATATATTGAGTATTATTATTTGGATGAGCCATAATAAAATGCTGATCAGGGGTAAGCATTATTAAATTTTCTATATAGCCAGCAATTTGCGGATAATCTGATTGTGGGAAAATATGATGAGCTTGTGTTGCAATAACTGTTTCTGTTTCTTGCTCAATTTCAGATTTAGAACTGTAATATGTAGCATTATATTCTCTTAAAACTTTTTTAGCTTTATTTACAGTATATTTAGCATAAGCTTTAGACTTAGTTTGATCCAATGTGTCTTCGTATTCTTCTCTTGTTACCGATTTATCCTTGCCACTTAACTCATCTCTCCAATTAGCTTTATTATACAGCATGTCATTCATAGTAATAATTTTTGATGACATTCTACCTTTTTCAGTGCCTAGTTTCTTAAGTTTAAATGCTAATGGATTTATTATTTTTGCGAATATCCTCCCACATTCTGTTTCTTTATTAATTGCAGTATTTTCAATAGTAAAATCAATAAAGTCTTGCCTTACATCTTTATATGAATCATTAGTTTGAATTTCAAAGAATTTTTCAAAGCTTTTATATAAATCACTATCCTTTAAAACTTTTACTATATACTCATAAAGAAAATTTAATGCATTTGTTTGCCTTAAAGCTATATTTTCCAATAGCTCTTGGTTATTAATCTTATAAAAATATCTATTATTTTCCTTTCTTGTTGACAATATTTTGCTATAAGACAATAATTTTATTGGTTGACCAAAATATTTATCATACTCATTACTTGCTTTTAATTCGGGATCAGGTTTTGAAAAAATTTCAATAACATTGTTTCTAGAATATTCACTATGCCATATATCTGACACTGTAAATTCTTCATTTTCATTTTTCACATATTCTATAATACAATCCGCTATAATTCACACAACATCAAAAGTACATTTTTGATCTATCCATCTAGCATTGTTACTTTTTCTTAGATCATAATCAAATTGATTTAAAAAATCAGAGTAAATGCTCATTATTAGACCTCCTTGTTTATTCCAAACCAATACACACTTGTATTGTCAATATTCAATGAGCGAGTTTGATAGTTTCTTGCCAATGAATAAAATTCTCTAAATTCCAGACTAGAAATATATAATCTTTGCTTTTCTGATATTTCAAAGTCATATTTTTTTTGAAGTATTGCAACAGAACCGTTAGTAATATAGCCTTTTTCTTTTCTTAATAGTCTTGGTTTGTAAGTCAGGTTGGGCGCTAAATAAACAACATCGCTGTTAATGAATTTATATACACTTAATTTTTTGGCTTTACATAAATCCATATATGAATCATAATCCTCAATATTAACTATTTGACTTCCATCATCAGAAATATTTCTAGATTTTATAACACGTATAGAATCACCATTATAAGAGTTATTAAGCATTTTAGATGTGATTTGTCTATCTCTAAA
This sequence is a window from Mesomycoplasma ovipneumoniae. Protein-coding genes within it:
- a CDS encoding P97 family adhesin, translated to MQKNKAKILIGSAAAVVLMSSVFGTVAGLAAKTKYRGVNPTQGVVSQLGLIDSVSFKPSVAHFTSDYKTVKQALLGGKVFSPQSTEFSDFASKFNFLTNNGRSVLAIPNKYKVVIEKFEAQDEQQRFFLSFHLEETLEDKNVARSATKSIYLSVVDAPRAALAQFSDIVDSNFANLVPSPLSHFSSSSVRPLGLTRADDFAATLNQLESLEDFESHLSKFFDIQAIKAKIRLESQGFGFAKGDLEEPFEFSFVKNPQNPNEWATSLNQEVPSVRLYLKTEFTSQAKASLANYKNKDESFLTSIDLVGKDKSTWFANTKDLSDQLDVNLLDASDYYLDPDKPQTDALQEPETLLPSSLSLFQRDSLRQSGLVGKFSLFRYDAINFYKQLQELVSKPAAIKDIVDASLNRGLTFSFGKYDLLFDNLRQHLDYDFLVSNAKIRQNSVSKKLFIELPIKIKLKSSIFGDTGQNIKTVLEKTVSFKLDNFRDQDIEDALASLYPELSQQLKELKNAQNTQQAQQLADTSPIQSQWAGQTLGATKENPYDISQGAPESYLLSKFEIQQLINQKDYKKLIELLSDTNSYNIDFKLGSTLANQSIQVPSETEIANLNVTIDSAQALKNADIYSVSTSAFKNRASLFAYFRHLLSLDPKDAVKKLVDIGTQMGLEFEGYQDLPLNPTLADLANVKIRTQFDNYQHTQAFVNQQEADGVNVTKFGLKLLDFNGYFANDITSPNQGMALFLPASLNPDSTQSTSTQPASDQSTTTPDWKDEITNKLVGDQLSQLPFAIWDKIIGQEKAQDNNQKLTYKILNNYQEAIKIAKQPAFWNTLDGNSSQVPFKDTQFSKIATLRDLVFAFYTQAALTNNWNEYQDSGARPSIKFEIQEDSQTSNNQDSNIIGLSIKYVVGFDDNAGNFVDDVISSTPQTIFIRTSGQSEAQVKQRNNLNQMVEDAPLSSQSLILDAEKFGHLQILANSIYDKKKPQPEVVPPRDSKFRWIDDKVPVEPRPEVQSTAPNQDEFFKDKLKPVAVEVSTFASLQESPYFASPFQDDSQNNQTSDSTSQTQNEDLQTLKQKLEILLGQEFSSYFSQLDPSLTFEIDSVKEVSPQVYSVSLSLVKTITEGNKTTKVKSDNSLSLIVHKQQTNIPELAKSPEVSNTSWAKQYNPDQPLANTTTITLEFKNPIPVDASGRPTSQWLSSVPLIVHPALINVTPRIDDLTPALFNQILSGLDITALIQNPKPEVLNKALEGLFQQQQQQQQQQQPPEASATIEKFKDKVREWVSELIDPNAKAFHRGTTEKSHIFSLGHIQNQNHSAIKLSLNALTNSSQEVKVENIQLVNGNTISFDLQSSNIKRLINAPIEIASELSDEDFDRESSKVHNTQSEEDPKLEEKTTSTITFIKPKFIVERTVGTPWSTSEVVFDSKTKKNLQDPTNFDTSSSGDSSAFVYKWRSITLDASGKKWEIPYLQVQPRFDPLVDMFPIPQVQSLTSLSFKVFDPDGYLYQKLYSKSGTDVDLYSYRLNKTKEESTRKGWTNQHPNQSTIIGDNFALPDDYLNIISNQPTKVTFYNASDFITDLFNDPDQKEEDIKDKYTDNIKEKVGANAADWGSAYFNLWYPREVIQEQSNIITANLTDLLFVDPDELEKNRKMIAPNFVNWWPNFQNSEVAEIRTKHNEEAYKKVNLLPQGWTQIHDGGYPLKVQKTAFNRDTRTFTLTTNLPIPTQDYYQDVKPTDDWRFVFQNDNNQIAMLKANMLKVGSNNPHYKDKGWIQFETVIPDHFFSTNVRFTGIFKQEDKKLKWLPIIDTEYVVDDRYFGNIISDPLDLKKARGRGFTNNAFANIFKEFNIHRPDKRKN
- a CDS encoding restriction endonuclease, yielding MSIYSDFLNQFDYDLRKSNNARWIDQKCTFDVVWIIADCIIEYVKNENEEFTVSDIWHSEYSRNNVIEIFSKPDPELKASNEYDKYFGQPIKLLSYSKILSTRKENNRYFYKINNQELLENIALRQTNALNFLYEYIVKVLKDSDLYKSFEKFFEIQTNDSYKDVRQDFIDFTIENTAINKETECGRIFAKIINPLAFKLKKLGTEKGRMSSKIITMNDMLYNKANWRDELSGKDKSVTREEYEDTLDQTKSKAYAKYTVNKAKKVLREYNATYYSSKSEIEQETETVIATQAHHIFPQSDYPQIAGYIENLIMLTPDQHFIMAHPNNNTQYIDKDFQYICLLKKSNKIMDNLVSDSLPKLYDFYDYMYVLNTGLDTEEFSEVEYLDFPTIINKIDYFYSDYIDNNKYISIINDNK